The Lolium rigidum isolate FL_2022 chromosome 1, APGP_CSIRO_Lrig_0.1, whole genome shotgun sequence region ACATCATGACAGTAATATTAGAAGCAGTAGGTACCAGTGGATCGATGGGTAGCTAGCGGTCGGCCGGTTGTCTGTAGGGGAAACAACTCGATCCAGGCCGCAAATTAACAAGATTATACACAAAATAGTTAACTAGCTAGATAGAGGGGGATGGAAACTGGGAGGAAACCAGATGCGAGTGGCAGGGATGATCATGGCCGGTGTGGGCTAACTAAGCAACCACTATAACACTTAGGCTGCCCTAGCTAGCTAATGATATGCCCTACCACAGTAAAATTAGACCAGCTGCATATGCCTTAGCAGTCCGACCTTAGCTAGGCATCGATCGATCTGCATATGTATGTAGTGCAGAGATCGACGGACACATACATACCATGTCCTCCTTCGTATGCATATACTACTACTTAGTACGTAGCTAGCTAGTGGAAGCACGAGCTGTGTAGCGGGGTGACAATATGTTGGGTGATCTATATTACTATAATATAGCTTAGGACAATCAGCACGAGGTGATGATGAGCAGTGGGTATAGCTGGTTAGCGGAGGAGGCTGCGGATGATCTCGGCGGCGGGGCTGTTTTGGTCCATGGTGGCCATGAGGTCGGTGAGACGGTCGCTGAGGTCCTCCACTTCCCGGTTCAGGGTCTTGATGTAGCTGCATGTCTCCTTGAGCATCTTCGCCGTCGAAGCCTGCACATGTATATGCATTGGTCGATTCGTTAACCCCGTTTCGTAGACACATTGCTCTCGAACGATGATACCCGGCCTGGTGTAGCTAGCTATATATGTGTCGTATCGTACGTAcctggctgctgctgctactgctgccgccgcggcggcGAGCGGTGGGGAGCAGGGACTGGAGCTTGGAGATGAGCTCGTTGATCTCCTCCTCGGACACGGAGCCGCGCGACCGCCTGCCCGACATCGCCGACGTGTGCCTGAGGTGGAAGAAATGCAGCTCCCTCCGCAAAGGTGGATCGAGCTCGATGGAGAGGATGTGTGTGTGATCCTCCGAAAGTAGAGTGGGCGGCTAGCTAGCTGAAGCGTGTGATGGAAAGAAGGCAGGGAGCTGGGGTTTTTATAGGGAGATGGAGGCATGGAGCTAGCTAGAGGACGGAGAGAGCTAGCCACCTAGCAAAAGCAAAGATACTACAAGACAATCCATGCATCGAGATGACGCAAGACAAGAGGTAGATTATGAAGAGGAGTTTAGCGATCCTGCTCTGCTTACAAACATCATCAAAGAGAAGAATTTTTTTTGGTGTGGGAACCATCCCCACATGTCCTCGGCCCCACTCTCTCTGTTGGCCCCACACCTAGTTACTCCGTGAGCTACGGCCGCGCACCAACCTCCCGCCACTTGCCACGTGCCCAGCCCCACGTCGAATTGTCACTCCATCATCACCCTCTCCATCGTCGATCGGTAACGTAGCGAAATGGCCAGGAAACGCTGTTCACGTAAGTCGTCCTCCATCGCGGAAATGCAATGCAGTGCTCGCCATCAATCACTCACTGCAGATCAGATCACAATCAATACGTTTTGCACCGCGACATGTATCCGTCCAGTTTGTGGAGTTTTCGGTTGATCGGTGGAAAATCTATCCATCTTTCTTTACCAGCTAGGACGGCTTAGGGCACGTCCCCGTCAGGGAACGACCGGCCGGGTAGCAGACCCGCGAGGTGCCCTTGTCCCCCGATGCCCCGGTGCCGGAACAACAACTCGATCACCTCCACCTAAATGCCGGTCGGCGGGATCCTGGATGCAGTAGGGATCACCTACCTTGTCTTCTCTGGTATAGTTATATAACCTCATGTTTAACTCTAGCTAGATGCTCAATTAAACTTTTAGTGACGATATGACTTATTTCGAACATAAAATTATGTCCGCTTTGGTCCGTTTGGATCGGCCCACGGATAGATATGCGACCACGATACAGGATAAGGTGTCGGCAACAGCAACGACGAAGATGCTGGCGTGAAGGCGGCGGTGAAGGCGCAGACCGACACGGACATGGCGGGCCTATGCATCGCTTGAGGGGGCCTGGGTGGCGCTACCACTGCCGgtgctcacgcgccatcaaggtgCTCACGCGTCATCAACAGCCCATGCTCGACGCATGCATGGCCTTGGACCTTGACGATCTTGACTACGATGGCAACGTGCCATACGTCACCGGCGAGCAGAAGGGATGTCTCCGTGACAAAATTTGGATCAGAAATGGGCAAGTTCCCTCCCATGGCCGTTTGAAATGAAAAGGCTTGGATCgtcctttagggcatctccattgATGGAAGGACGAAGCCAATGCCCTTAAAAAGAGGGGGGGGGTTGGGGGTGCTTCCAATGCTGGCGCTGGACTCGAAGCGCGTCCCATTGACGGCGGCTAAGGAGACCAGCCGCCTCCCGCCAATCCTACCGCAGACGGTGAAGTCGAGGCGTGCCATTGATGTCGTCGTCACAATGTCCTGCGTACGATGGAGGGGAAGCGAAACAGCCACTGAACCACCACTAGGCGAGCCTGAGGCGACATAACGCGGGCATGAGCATGATCCACGTTATACCAGCAACGCATTTTCGTTTCAAATTTAGTCCGCAAATGGATCGTCATGGACCCAAGTGAGACAGTTTGCAGCGGTGGACGAAGCTGCGTActtaattagagcatctccaccagcggcCTCCAAATAAACGCCGACAGGTGCGCCGACAGCGCGCTATGGGGGTCGCCGGCGCCTGCAACCAAATTTAGGGTGCGGTTGCACACACCGGTAAACATCAAAAAAACTCCAAAATAAGTTTGAACAAACAACTGACGAAATTTTATTTAAAATTACATAAAACTTATTGAAACATAAAACTTATTGAAACTTGAAATTCAAAGTAGACCGAACCCTAATCTACTGGCCATCGGTTGGGGCGCCCGATGGGCCTGCCTCATCgtcgttcttcccctttgccgCCTGCATCCGTGCCCGCCTCTCcgcccttgcttcgcgcatctggcgatGGAGCACGGCCGCCGGGGGCGCTGCCCCCTCAGAGACGCAAGCCACTGGCGAGACGCCTCATTCTGGGCGAGCCTCGCTTGCTGGCGGGCGGTCGCCTCGGCCTGGCGCTGAGCGTTGAGCTCAAGGAGTTTCTGTCGCTCGACCGCCATGAGGAGatgtcccgcctcctccgtggccttCCACTGACGCTAGATCTCGACGGCGTGCTCGAAATTGGCGTTGTTGATGAACTCGCGCTCTTCCTCCTTTAGCCTCCGGAAGCGATGCATGTTGAAGGAGGCGAGGATCTCCGCCTGCTCCGGGTCACCGGGGACCTGTTGCTACTCGCCCCACTACACCGCCTCCTCCGCGGCCTTAGCTTCAGCGTCTGCTATGTAGGCCTCGTCCCACTCGGCGAACTGGGTGTCGCCGGAGTCGTTGGAGTTGACGTCGAACTCATCGTTGGGCTGCGACAGCTGTGGTTGCGGTGGTGGTTGCGGCACCGATGGCGGCGTGCTGCCGTTACAGCCAAGCATCGAGTACGTCGTATGCAGACGCCGCAGCATTTCTGCAGAAgaaagcggcggtggtggagagtaGAAGATagcgcggcggtggtggagagagGCGAGGATAGCGCGGTGGAGGGTGTATTAATAAGCGATGCC contains the following coding sequences:
- the LOC124682927 gene encoding transcription factor ILI5-like — protein: MSGRRSRGSVSEEEINELISKLQSLLPTARRRGGSSSSSSQASTAKMLKETCSYIKTLNREVEDLSDRLTDLMATMDQNSPAAEIIRSLLR